The Streptomyces sp. NL15-2K genome contains a region encoding:
- the glgC gene encoding glucose-1-phosphate adenylyltransferase: protein MRRGGPSVLGIVLAGGEGKRLMPLTTDRAKPAVTFGGTYRLVDFVLSNLVNADVLRICVLTQYKSHSLDRHITTTWRMSSLLGNYVTPVPAQQRLGPRWYLGSADAILQSLNLIYDERPEYVAVFGADHVYRMDPRQMLAQHMESGAGVTVAGIRVPRSESSSFGVISPGSDGLTVDTFLEKPADPPGLPDDPESVFASMGNYIFTTKALIEALQRDAEDENSVHDMGGSILPQLTDRGEAQLYDFSANHVPGETTRDRGYWRDVGTLDAYYDAHMDLIAERPAFNLYNRSWPIYTHSGQLSPARFNAGGMASESIISAGCLIRGQVTRSVLSPGVLVDPGAVVQGSVLHDNVHIGRGAVVRGAVLDKNVEVPPGATIGVNPERDSELYTVSKGGVIALGKGQVVS from the coding sequence ATGCGTCGTGGCGGACCTTCGGTGCTCGGAATCGTACTGGCGGGCGGGGAAGGCAAGCGCCTGATGCCCCTGACCACAGACCGCGCGAAACCCGCGGTCACTTTCGGAGGAACGTATCGCCTGGTCGACTTCGTACTTTCCAACCTCGTCAACGCCGACGTCCTGCGCATCTGCGTCCTCACGCAGTACAAGTCGCATTCGCTGGACCGGCACATCACCACCACCTGGCGGATGTCCAGTCTGCTCGGCAACTACGTGACCCCGGTCCCGGCCCAGCAGCGGCTCGGCCCGCGCTGGTACCTGGGCAGCGCGGACGCGATCCTGCAGTCGCTGAACCTCATCTACGACGAACGGCCCGAGTACGTCGCCGTTTTCGGCGCGGACCACGTCTACCGTATGGACCCGCGCCAGATGCTCGCCCAGCACATGGAGAGCGGCGCGGGCGTGACGGTGGCGGGAATCCGCGTCCCACGCTCCGAATCCTCGTCGTTCGGCGTGATCAGCCCCGGCTCCGACGGCCTGACCGTCGACACCTTCCTGGAGAAGCCCGCCGACCCGCCCGGTCTGCCCGACGACCCCGAGTCCGTCTTCGCCTCGATGGGCAACTACATCTTCACCACCAAGGCCCTCATCGAGGCTTTGCAACGGGATGCCGAGGACGAGAACTCCGTGCACGACATGGGCGGTTCGATCCTGCCCCAGCTCACCGACCGCGGCGAGGCCCAGCTGTACGACTTCAGCGCCAACCACGTCCCCGGAGAGACCACCCGTGACCGGGGCTACTGGCGTGACGTCGGCACGCTCGACGCGTACTACGACGCCCACATGGACCTGATCGCCGAACGCCCCGCCTTCAACCTCTACAACCGCAGCTGGCCCATCTACACGCACTCGGGCCAGCTCTCGCCGGCCCGCTTCAACGCCGGCGGCATGGCGAGCGAGTCCATCATCAGCGCGGGCTGCCTGATCCGGGGCCAGGTCACGCGGTCGGTGCTCTCGCCGGGTGTCCTGGTCGACCCGGGAGCCGTCGTACAGGGCTCGGTGCTGCACGACAACGTCCACATCGGGCGGGGCGCGGTGGTGCGCGGTGCCGTCCTCGACAAGAACGTCGAGGTGCCGCCGGGCGCGACGATCGGCGTCAACCCGGAGCGGGACTCGGAGCTGTACACGGTCTCCAAGGGCGGGGTGATCGCCCTGGGGAAGGGGCAGGTGGTCTCGTAG
- the glgA gene encoding glycogen synthase translates to MRVGLLTREYPPDVYGGAGVHVEFLARELRALVDLDVHCWGEGRAEGVIRHRPWSALDTANDALRTFSVDLAMTAGLEGRELVHSHTWYANLAGHLGKLLYGIPHVMTAHSLEPLRPWKAEQLGGGYALSSWAERTAIEAADGVIAVSGAMREDILTCYPALDPARVHVVHNGIDTSLYRPDHGTDVLDRIGLDRARPYVLFVGRITRQKGVPHLLRAVRDIDPAAQVVLCAGAPDTPEIDQEFRDLFQELSSVREGVHWIPQMLPRPEVIQLLTHAAVFVCPSVYEPLGIVNLEAMACGTPVVASRVGGIPEVVEDGRTGLLVAVDRDDEVFETSLARALDAVIGDPETARRMGEAGRERAVGEFGWDAVARRTVRLYEEILKQA, encoded by the coding sequence GTGCGTGTGGGACTGCTGACCCGGGAGTACCCGCCGGACGTGTACGGCGGCGCGGGCGTCCATGTCGAGTTCCTCGCCCGGGAGTTGAGGGCGCTCGTCGACCTGGACGTGCACTGTTGGGGCGAGGGGCGCGCGGAGGGCGTGATCCGGCATCGCCCCTGGTCGGCGCTGGACACCGCCAACGACGCGCTGCGCACCTTCTCCGTGGACCTCGCCATGACCGCCGGTCTCGAAGGCCGCGAACTGGTCCACTCCCACACCTGGTACGCCAACCTCGCCGGCCACCTCGGCAAGCTCCTGTACGGCATCCCGCACGTGATGACCGCTCACTCCCTGGAGCCTCTGCGCCCCTGGAAGGCCGAGCAACTCGGCGGCGGATACGCGCTGTCGAGCTGGGCGGAGCGCACCGCGATCGAGGCCGCCGACGGGGTGATCGCCGTCTCCGGGGCCATGCGCGAGGACATCCTCACCTGCTATCCGGCGCTGGATCCGGCCAGGGTCCACGTCGTGCACAACGGCATCGACACCAGCCTGTACCGGCCCGACCACGGCACCGACGTCCTGGACCGGATCGGCCTCGACCGGGCCCGCCCGTACGTGCTGTTCGTCGGCCGTATCACCCGCCAGAAGGGCGTGCCCCATCTGCTGCGCGCGGTCCGGGACATCGATCCCGCGGCGCAGGTCGTGCTGTGCGCGGGCGCCCCCGACACTCCCGAGATCGACCAGGAGTTCCGCGACCTCTTCCAGGAACTCAGCAGTGTCCGCGAGGGCGTGCACTGGATCCCGCAGATGCTGCCGCGTCCCGAGGTGATCCAACTCCTCACGCATGCGGCCGTGTTCGTCTGCCCGTCGGTGTACGAACCCCTCGGCATCGTCAATCTGGAGGCGATGGCCTGCGGAACTCCCGTCGTGGCCTCCCGGGTCGGCGGCATCCCCGAGGTCGTGGAGGACGGCAGGACGGGGCTGCTCGTCGCCGTGGACCGGGACGACGAGGTTTTCGAGACGAGCCTCGCGCGGGCGCTCGACGCGGTCATCGGTGATCCGGAGACCGCCCGACGGATGGGCGAGGCCGGACGGGAGCGCGCCGTGGGCGAGTTCGGGTGGGACGCGGTCGCCCGGCGCACGGTCCGGCTTTACGAGGAGATCCTCAAGCAGGCGTAG